From a single Solanum dulcamara chromosome 4, daSolDulc1.2, whole genome shotgun sequence genomic region:
- the LOC129886856 gene encoding pentatricopeptide repeat-containing protein At5g27460 isoform X1: MLIKAAVGFNLSRFHSSWTWRFVLSRSCSTNKATPFNGSLPGGGDLKKRILKVVSSGVRSVLENWVDEGRRVSLNELRVIIRQLITRRRFGPALEILNWMETQHSSQMLPYDYARRQELTVKEHGRIEAERYFESLTSTVSLKAASLPLLRCYVEERSTEKAEAFMLKINKLGLTLSPHPFNEMMKLYKATSQYQKVPSVILQMKQNRITLNVLSYNLWMDACGELSGVESAEMVYKEMLSDQNVEVGWSSLSTLANIYKKVGLTDKAILALKTAEKKISNSNHYPYFFLITQYASLNNKDGVHRVWEASKAVNSPITCANYMCMLSSLVKLGDMREAERIFVEWESQCRTYDIRVSNILLGGYMRNGSVEKAESLHFHTLEKGGCPNSKTWEILVEGWIRSQQMDKAIDALKSGLAALKHYEWRPSPSIVVAISEYFEETRNFEKAMEFLTTLRHVGLANLQVYKSLLRMQTSREESPLYILEMMQNDGIDVDDETSAIYSGVLRCKN, from the exons ATGCTAATCAAGGCAGCAGTTGGGTTCAATCTTTCAAGATTTCACAG CTCGTGGACATGGAGATTTGTGCTGTCAAGATCATGCTCTACAAACAAAGCAACGCCGTTTAACGGCAGTTTACCCGGTGGGGGTGATTTGAAAAAACGAATTTTGAAGGTCGTTTCATCGGGTGTTAGGAGTGTGCTTGAGAATTGGGTGGATGAAGGCCGTAGAGTTTCTCTAAACGAGCTTAGGGTAATTATACGGCAGCTCATAACACGACGTCGTTTTGGACCAGCTTTGGAG ATACTTAACTGGATGGAAACTCAACATAGTTCTCAGATGTTACCTTATGATTATGCCAGGAGACAGGAATTAACTGTTAAAGAACACGGTAGAATAGAAGCTGAAAGATATTTTGAGAGTTTAACCAGTACTGTTTCGCTGAAAGCTGCTTCCCTCCCTCTTCTTCGTTGTTATGTTGAAGAAAGGTCCACTGAGAAGGCTGAAGCTTTCATGCTAAAGATAAACAAGTTGGGACTTACTCTGAGCCCTCATCCATTTAATGAGATGATGAAGCTTTATAAGGCCACATCTCAGTACCAGAAAGTACCATCAGTCATTCTCCAAATGAAACAAAACCGAATAACCTTAAATGTCCTCTCCTATAATCTCTGGATGGACGCATGTGGGGAGCTCTCTGGGGTTGAATCAGCAGAGATGGTATACAAAGAGATGCTGAGCGACCAAAATGTAGAAGTGGGATGGAGCTCTTTATCTACATTAGCAAATATTTATAAGAAAGTGGGACTGACGGACAAGGCAATTTTGGCCTTAAAAACTGCTGAAAAGAAAATATCTAACAGTAATCACTATCCTTACTTCTTTCTCATTACGCAGTATGCTTCTTTGAATAACAAAGATGGAGTACATCGAGTCTGGGAAGCTTCTAAAGCAGTAAACTCCCCAATAACTTGTGCCAATTACATGTGTATGTTGTCGTCTTTGGTCAAGCTAGGTGACATGAGAGAAGCCGAGAGAATTTTTGTGGAATGGGAGTCTCAATGCAGGACATATGACATTAGGGTCTCCAACATACTTCTCGGTGGATACATGAGAAATGGATCAGTGGAAAAAGCTGAATCGTTACATTTTCACACGTTGGAGAAAGGTGGTTGTCCAAATTCTAAAACCTGGGAGATACTGGTGGAGGGATGGATAAGAAGTCAACAAATGGATAAAGCTATTGATGCCTTGAAAAGTGGTCTTGCTGCTCTAAAACATTATGAATGGAGGCCATCACCAAGTATTGTTGTCGCAATTTCAGAATATTTCGAAGAAACTAGAAATTTTGAGAAGGCTATGGAGTTTCTTACAACTCTTAGACATGTTGGTCTCGCTAATTTGCAAGTGTACAAGTCATTGCTTAGAATGCAAACCTCAAGAGAAGAAAGTCCATTGTACATCCTTGAAATGATGCAGAATGATGGAATTGACGTGGATGATGAGACCTCTGCCATCTATTCAGGCGTTTTGCGTTGTAAGAACTGA
- the LOC129886856 gene encoding pentatricopeptide repeat-containing protein At5g27460 isoform X2 → METQHSSQMLPYDYARRQELTVKEHGRIEAERYFESLTSTVSLKAASLPLLRCYVEERSTEKAEAFMLKINKLGLTLSPHPFNEMMKLYKATSQYQKVPSVILQMKQNRITLNVLSYNLWMDACGELSGVESAEMVYKEMLSDQNVEVGWSSLSTLANIYKKVGLTDKAILALKTAEKKISNSNHYPYFFLITQYASLNNKDGVHRVWEASKAVNSPITCANYMCMLSSLVKLGDMREAERIFVEWESQCRTYDIRVSNILLGGYMRNGSVEKAESLHFHTLEKGGCPNSKTWEILVEGWIRSQQMDKAIDALKSGLAALKHYEWRPSPSIVVAISEYFEETRNFEKAMEFLTTLRHVGLANLQVYKSLLRMQTSREESPLYILEMMQNDGIDVDDETSAIYSGVLRCKN, encoded by the coding sequence ATGGAAACTCAACATAGTTCTCAGATGTTACCTTATGATTATGCCAGGAGACAGGAATTAACTGTTAAAGAACACGGTAGAATAGAAGCTGAAAGATATTTTGAGAGTTTAACCAGTACTGTTTCGCTGAAAGCTGCTTCCCTCCCTCTTCTTCGTTGTTATGTTGAAGAAAGGTCCACTGAGAAGGCTGAAGCTTTCATGCTAAAGATAAACAAGTTGGGACTTACTCTGAGCCCTCATCCATTTAATGAGATGATGAAGCTTTATAAGGCCACATCTCAGTACCAGAAAGTACCATCAGTCATTCTCCAAATGAAACAAAACCGAATAACCTTAAATGTCCTCTCCTATAATCTCTGGATGGACGCATGTGGGGAGCTCTCTGGGGTTGAATCAGCAGAGATGGTATACAAAGAGATGCTGAGCGACCAAAATGTAGAAGTGGGATGGAGCTCTTTATCTACATTAGCAAATATTTATAAGAAAGTGGGACTGACGGACAAGGCAATTTTGGCCTTAAAAACTGCTGAAAAGAAAATATCTAACAGTAATCACTATCCTTACTTCTTTCTCATTACGCAGTATGCTTCTTTGAATAACAAAGATGGAGTACATCGAGTCTGGGAAGCTTCTAAAGCAGTAAACTCCCCAATAACTTGTGCCAATTACATGTGTATGTTGTCGTCTTTGGTCAAGCTAGGTGACATGAGAGAAGCCGAGAGAATTTTTGTGGAATGGGAGTCTCAATGCAGGACATATGACATTAGGGTCTCCAACATACTTCTCGGTGGATACATGAGAAATGGATCAGTGGAAAAAGCTGAATCGTTACATTTTCACACGTTGGAGAAAGGTGGTTGTCCAAATTCTAAAACCTGGGAGATACTGGTGGAGGGATGGATAAGAAGTCAACAAATGGATAAAGCTATTGATGCCTTGAAAAGTGGTCTTGCTGCTCTAAAACATTATGAATGGAGGCCATCACCAAGTATTGTTGTCGCAATTTCAGAATATTTCGAAGAAACTAGAAATTTTGAGAAGGCTATGGAGTTTCTTACAACTCTTAGACATGTTGGTCTCGCTAATTTGCAAGTGTACAAGTCATTGCTTAGAATGCAAACCTCAAGAGAAGAAAGTCCATTGTACATCCTTGAAATGATGCAGAATGATGGAATTGACGTGGATGATGAGACCTCTGCCATCTATTCAGGCGTTTTGCGTTGTAAGAACTGA